From a single Calothrix sp. NIES-2098 genomic region:
- a CDS encoding integrase family protein: MTQNQQAIQGQNKVYQFINCPRCKSTDFSKNGQNPSGTQIYKCKQCNKSFTPDTPNLIQKHHEINIDPKSEYSKDIWDCRALGIEGGVGKSSYKLNFLPIKQNWIKETAKTYLKVCLSSITFASVQERLGSIRKLSKFLSENYPDITPEEIDRNIITEYTIYLASQKLASSTRYKCISDAKLFFDAAYQYQWLDVRRYLVRPEDFPKKEKRLPRYIPEEVMQQLNQYLDDLAEPIMRMVLVLQECGMRISELVNLRFDCLLQDKAGDWFLKYYQFKMKKEITIPISREVVRVIQEQQRYIRQHFTQEEFNYLFCANIGAVRPNFVPSPHVMLRKTLPNHLNRLAKRRNIYDNSGNLWHFQTHQFRHTVGTRMINNGVPQHIVQRYLGHESPNMTAVYAHIHDQTMKEEIAKFQGKVVNIAGQVVEPNDLQADIVDLQWFKRNIQAQALPNGSCALPTISQGCPHANACLTCTHFRTTAEYLSEHKQQLEQTNKILQKAETNGWVRQVEMNQKVKSNLEKIIAGLEVDSNDN; the protein is encoded by the coding sequence ATGACACAGAATCAGCAAGCAATTCAGGGACAGAATAAGGTTTATCAATTTATCAATTGTCCAAGATGTAAAAGTACAGATTTTAGTAAAAACGGTCAAAACCCATCCGGTACTCAAATATATAAATGTAAGCAGTGTAATAAATCTTTCACTCCAGATACGCCAAATTTAATTCAAAAACATCATGAAATAAATATTGATCCTAAATCTGAGTATTCCAAAGATATTTGGGATTGTCGTGCATTAGGGATTGAAGGTGGTGTAGGAAAATCTAGTTATAAACTAAATTTTCTTCCTATAAAACAGAACTGGATAAAAGAAACAGCCAAAACTTATTTAAAAGTTTGCTTGAGTTCCATCACATTTGCTTCTGTACAAGAAAGACTTGGTTCAATCAGAAAATTATCAAAGTTCTTGTCAGAAAACTATCCAGATATCACTCCAGAAGAGATAGACCGCAATATTATCACTGAGTACACAATATATCTGGCAAGTCAAAAATTAGCATCAAGTACTCGGTATAAGTGTATTAGCGATGCAAAGCTGTTTTTTGACGCTGCTTATCAATATCAATGGCTAGATGTCCGAAGGTATTTGGTTCGTCCTGAAGATTTTCCTAAGAAAGAAAAAAGACTTCCTCGCTACATTCCAGAAGAGGTAATGCAGCAACTTAATCAATACTTAGATGACTTGGCAGAGCCAATCATGAGAATGGTATTAGTATTGCAAGAGTGCGGGATGCGAATTTCAGAACTGGTCAATCTCAGATTTGATTGCTTATTACAGGATAAAGCTGGAGATTGGTTTTTAAAATACTACCAATTCAAGATGAAAAAGGAAATTACTATACCTATCTCAAGAGAGGTTGTAAGAGTTATTCAAGAGCAACAGAGGTACATTCGTCAGCATTTTACTCAGGAAGAATTTAATTATCTGTTTTGTGCAAATATAGGGGCAGTTAGACCTAATTTTGTTCCGTCCCCTCATGTAATGCTACGTAAAACATTACCTAATCATCTTAATCGTTTAGCTAAAAGAAGAAATATCTACGACAACTCTGGTAATCTATGGCATTTTCAAACTCATCAGTTCCGTCATACAGTTGGAACACGGATGATAAATAATGGCGTTCCTCAGCACATTGTTCAGAGATATTTAGGTCATGAAAGTCCTAATATGACGGCAGTTTATGCCCATATTCATGACCAGACAATGAAAGAAGAAATTGCAAAGTTTCAAGGCAAGGTTGTGAATATTGCGGGGCAAGTTGTCGAACCCAATGATTTACAGGCAGATATAGTTGATTTGCAGTGGTTTAAGCGCAATATTCAAGCTCAGGCATTGCCCAATGGATCTTGTGCCTTGCCTACCATTTCTCAAGGATGCCCTCACGCCAATGCTTGTTTAACCTGCACTCACTTTCGCACTACTGCTGAGTATTTATCAGAGCATAAACAACAACTAGAGCAGACCAACAAAATTCTTCAAAAAGCTGAGACTAATGGATGGGTGCGCCAAGTAGAGATGAACCAGAAGGTGAAATCCAATCTAGAAAA
- a CDS encoding integrase family protein yields MKVQRVRIPNSDQITWTVLGTDYLPITPIEQFLRYLESIERSPNTIRSYAHHLKLYWEYLEAYNLDWTEMGVIELADFMSWLRNPNPHGILSIQEQEAKRAESTVNLILVSVCMLYDFHEKTGKVPHIPLYRSQVMPGRKYKSFLYHITKGKPVRTRLLKLKEPKLQPKTLSPEQVEELINSCNRLRDKFLLCLLYESGMRIGQALGLRHEDIQSWDNLIKVIPRDDNANGARAKGKSPYNVDVTKELMGLYSQYLQDEFMEILGNDLSDYVFVNLWDGEIGSAMTYNNVMDLFNRLKRKTGIAAHPHMLRHSHATELVREGVGMAYVQKRLNHANIQTTIDIYVHVSNEDMKKEYNQYLKNRYDTESASNSGTE; encoded by the coding sequence ATGAAAGTTCAAAGGGTACGTATCCCTAATAGTGACCAAATTACTTGGACAGTATTAGGTACTGACTATTTGCCAATTACCCCAATTGAGCAGTTTTTAAGATACTTAGAAAGCATTGAGCGATCGCCAAACACAATTAGGTCTTATGCTCACCATCTAAAGCTTTACTGGGAATACCTCGAAGCCTATAACCTAGATTGGACAGAAATGGGTGTCATTGAGCTTGCTGATTTTATGTCATGGCTCAGAAATCCTAATCCTCACGGAATTTTATCAATTCAAGAACAAGAGGCAAAGCGTGCAGAATCAACTGTAAATTTGATTCTGGTTTCGGTTTGTATGCTTTACGATTTTCATGAAAAAACAGGTAAAGTACCCCACATTCCGCTTTATCGTTCACAGGTAATGCCTGGGCGCAAATACAAAAGCTTTTTGTACCATATTACTAAAGGTAAACCAGTAAGAACTCGTTTACTCAAGCTGAAAGAACCAAAACTTCAACCTAAAACACTTTCCCCTGAGCAAGTGGAGGAATTAATTAATTCTTGCAATCGACTGAGAGATAAATTTTTACTTTGTCTGTTGTATGAAAGTGGTATGCGAATTGGGCAAGCGCTAGGGCTAAGACATGAAGACATTCAATCTTGGGATAATCTTATCAAAGTTATCCCCAGAGATGATAATGCTAATGGCGCTCGTGCCAAAGGTAAGTCTCCCTATAATGTTGATGTCACAAAAGAACTGATGGGACTTTATAGCCAATATTTACAAGATGAATTCATGGAAATACTTGGTAATGATCTTAGTGACTATGTTTTTGTAAATCTTTGGGATGGAGAGATTGGTTCTGCAATGACATACAACAATGTCATGGATCTGTTCAATCGCCTTAAAAGGAAAACTGGGATTGCTGCACATCCGCATATGCTTAGACATTCGCACGCTACAGAGCTAGTTCGTGAGGGTGTAGGCATGGCATATGTGCAAAAGAGATTAAATCATGCCAATATTCAAACCACAATTGATATTTACGTTCATGTCAGCAATGAAGACATGAAAAAAGAATATAACCAATATTTGAAAAATAGATATGACACAGAATCAGCAAGCAATTCAGGGACAGAATAA
- a CDS encoding Mg chelatase, subunit ChlI produces MLARRLPGILPPLSFTEALEVTRIHSVAGLLKNRGSLVRDRPFRSPHHSASGPSLVGGGSFPRPGEISLSHRGILFLDELTEFKRDVLEFLRQPLEDGYVTISRTKQSIMFPAQFTLVASTNPCPCGYYGDTIQQCSCSPRQRETYWAKLSGPLMDRIDLQVAVNRLKPEEITQQPTGETSICVAKRVQEARDRAITRFQEEPNLRCNAQMQSRHLQKWCQLDDASRNLLEAAIKKLGLSARASDRILKVARTIADLAAEDKIQANHVAEAIQYRTIDRMQ; encoded by the coding sequence ATGCTAGCACGACGCTTACCGGGAATTCTGCCACCACTGAGTTTTACAGAAGCTTTAGAAGTAACTCGGATTCACTCGGTTGCAGGTTTATTAAAAAATCGCGGTTCTTTAGTACGCGATCGCCCTTTTCGCAGTCCGCACCATTCGGCTTCTGGCCCTTCTTTAGTCGGTGGTGGTAGCTTTCCCCGTCCTGGGGAAATCTCTTTATCTCATAGAGGTATTTTGTTTTTGGATGAATTGACGGAGTTTAAACGGGATGTCTTGGAATTTCTCCGTCAACCTTTAGAAGATGGCTATGTAACCATTTCCCGCACGAAACAGTCGATTATGTTTCCAGCACAATTTACCTTAGTAGCCAGTACTAATCCCTGTCCTTGCGGTTACTATGGCGACACCATTCAACAGTGTAGCTGTTCGCCAAGACAACGCGAGACTTATTGGGCGAAGCTTTCCGGGCCGTTGATGGATCGAATTGATTTGCAAGTTGCAGTCAATCGCTTGAAACCAGAAGAAATTACTCAACAACCTACAGGAGAAACATCTATATGCGTAGCCAAACGAGTGCAAGAAGCGCGCGATCGCGCCATTACCCGCTTTCAAGAAGAACCAAACTTGCGTTGCAATGCGCAAATGCAGAGTCGTCATCTTCAGAAATGGTGCCAACTAGATGATGCTAGCCGTAATTTGTTAGAAGCGGCAATTAAAAAATTAGGCTTATCGGCCAGGGCAAGCGATCGCATTCTCAAAGTAGCACGGACAATTGCAGATTTAGCGGCAGAAGATAAAATACAAGCCAATCACGTAGCCGAAGCTATCCAGTATCGAACCATCGATAGAATGCAGTAG
- a CDS encoding putative esterase produces the protein MKYKPSQILLLVSLLSLISCRYSQDVAAQSPQQLQPRISILPPQPNANELAKPLTYKLETYNSRVMGGNRTYGVSLPPGYEQNTQQRYPVIFLLHGGHGDPNSWFDLKKGQALKTLEKLYATNKLPPSIIITPDGNDKRGTSPYWDPQYIDGPQGNVSTAVGDELVTVVKSRYRTLPNPDFWAMGGLSSGGWGAINVGLHNLPRFSILFSHSGYFKDKSGPQNSPIIYIKNISPQAKKRLKIYLDSGASDTEELDEAKRFTQVLNQLKIYNIFHQFPGSHTWEYWREHLADSLTFVGEQFRIGQIAHSADNLSLDRAKNSLNN, from the coding sequence ATGAAGTATAAACCATCTCAAATTTTACTACTAGTTTCTCTACTTAGCCTGATTAGCTGTCGTTACTCCCAAGATGTAGCAGCACAATCACCCCAACAATTACAGCCAAGGATTTCAATTTTACCGCCACAGCCAAATGCTAATGAATTAGCTAAACCACTCACTTACAAATTAGAAACCTACAATAGCAGAGTCATGGGAGGAAATCGCACTTATGGCGTTTCTTTACCTCCTGGCTACGAGCAAAATACTCAACAACGCTATCCGGTAATTTTTCTGCTTCACGGCGGACACGGCGATCCTAATTCGTGGTTCGATCTCAAAAAAGGACAGGCTCTAAAGACTCTAGAAAAGCTTTATGCTACTAACAAGTTACCACCTAGTATTATCATTACTCCTGATGGTAACGACAAACGCGGCACTAGTCCTTATTGGGACCCTCAATATATCGATGGGCCTCAAGGTAACGTATCTACCGCCGTTGGTGATGAACTGGTAACAGTAGTCAAAAGCCGCTATCGGACACTACCCAATCCTGATTTTTGGGCTATGGGTGGACTATCATCGGGTGGTTGGGGTGCAATCAATGTCGGATTGCATAACTTACCTCGCTTCTCAATTTTATTTAGTCATAGCGGTTACTTTAAAGATAAAAGCGGCCCGCAAAATAGCCCGATAATTTATATTAAAAATATTTCTCCCCAAGCTAAAAAAAGGTTGAAGATTTATTTAGATTCGGGTGCATCAGATACAGAAGAACTAGATGAAGCTAAACGGTTTACTCAAGTACTCAATCAACTGAAAATATATAATATATTTCATCAATTTCCTGGCAGCCACACTTGGGAATACTGGCGCGAACATCTAGCAGATTCTTTAACTTTTGTAGGCGAACAATTTCGCATAGGTCAAATAGCACACTCTGCCGATAATTTAAGCTTGGATCGTGCTAAAAATTCCCTAAATAATTAA
- a CDS encoding putative esterase codes for MKISKVVISLAGAIAVLTAAGYYYVFILGAPQLDRPQEEANTGLNFQLESFNSQAMGKVRNYGVILPPGYNKNLQKRYPVIFLLHGGHDDARAYVDKYALLNILHELYQSKQLPPSILITPDGNDNRGSSPLYDPDYFDGPNGKVGTWIGSELVNVVRSHYRTLDNPQFWAIGGVSSGGWGALNIGLRHLNNFNIFFSHSGYFTDKSGPQNSPQQIVQQLSIQDRKRLRVYLDAGINDTNLLASTKAFNETLNKLGVAHVFYAFPGGHGLSGADVGWNYFHKHLKDSLSYVGKQFSNSKLKI; via the coding sequence ATGAAAATTTCTAAAGTTGTAATTAGTTTGGCAGGAGCGATCGCTGTCTTAACTGCTGCTGGTTACTACTACGTGTTTATTTTAGGTGCGCCGCAATTAGATCGACCCCAAGAGGAAGCCAATACAGGACTAAATTTTCAGTTAGAAAGTTTTAACTCTCAAGCAATGGGAAAAGTCCGTAACTATGGGGTAATTTTACCGCCTGGCTATAATAAAAATCTTCAAAAGCGTTATCCGGTGATATTTTTATTGCACGGAGGCCATGATGATGCTCGTGCTTATGTTGACAAATATGCACTATTGAATATATTGCACGAACTTTATCAAAGTAAACAATTGCCACCATCAATTTTAATTACACCAGATGGCAACGATAATCGAGGTTCTAGCCCTTTGTACGATCCCGATTATTTTGATGGCCCTAATGGTAAAGTAGGTACTTGGATAGGTTCGGAATTAGTCAACGTAGTCAGGTCCCACTACCGCACCTTGGATAACCCACAATTTTGGGCTATAGGAGGTGTATCTTCTGGAGGATGGGGTGCATTGAATATCGGGTTACGCCATCTGAACAACTTCAATATTTTCTTTAGTCATAGCGGTTACTTTACCGATAAAAGCGGCCCGCAAAATAGTCCCCAACAGATTGTGCAGCAGTTATCAATTCAAGACAGAAAGCGATTGCGCGTGTATCTTGATGCCGGAATTAACGATACTAATTTACTTGCTTCTACTAAAGCTTTTAATGAAACCTTAAATAAATTAGGTGTTGCTCATGTATTTTATGCGTTTCCTGGTGGGCATGGTTTATCTGGTGCTGATGTGGGTTGGAACTACTTTCATAAACACCTCAAAGATTCACTTTCCTATGTAGGAAAACAGTTTAGTAATTCAAAATTAAAAATTTAA
- a CDS encoding multi-sensor signal transduction histidine kinase, with the protein MLSNSEVARLEALRQYQILDTQPEKAYDDIAQLAAFICGAPIALVNFIDENRQWFKARLGLDVPEMPRNIGLSYLCQDRRDVVVVPDTLADEQLAKNPVVTSYPFARFYAGVPLITPQGDMLGTLCVIDNVPRQLNDKQVEALQALGRQVIDQLELRRNLAEVSRFAEEQKRVEAALQHSQQELRDFVENATVGMHWVQADGTIAWANQAELDLLGYTRSEYIGHSIIEFHVDRDVIEDILQRLSRNETLDNYEARLRCKNGSIRHVLINSNVFWQDGNFIHTRCFTRDITERKKVEAALKESDRRLKVALEAAKLGSWELIIATGELATSKQCKANFGLPEEAEFTYDTLLESIHPDDRADMQESVRQALAKHCDYEVEYRNIWPDGSIHWILARGVGIYDEDGNPTRMIGVTLDLTARKQAEQALQESEQRWQLALQGNNDGIWDWNVQTNEVFFSPRWKEMLGYQDHEITNNIDEWSERVHPEDLDWVLEAIRDHFDKKTPYYVTEHRVQCKDGSYKWILDRGQALWDSTGNVVRMVGSHTDINDRKQIEEELKRQNLRSQLFSEITLKIRESLQLDDILQTTVKEIQTLLHADRVLVFRLWPDGSGTVVQEAVLPSWPVVLGQNILDPCFQQGYVEKYRQGRVSAITDVARANIQDCHRKFLQQHSVQANLVVPILIRDGIWGLLIAHQCHSPREWNRFELEMLQQLANQIGIALSQAQLLEQATHHSQELARSNGELEQFAYIASHDLQEPLRMVISYLQLLERRYKNQLDARADEFIGYAVDGAQRMQTLIQDLLNYSRVSTRGQPFRLVDCNTVLARAIANLEIAIAESHAVITADPLPEVIADTTQLVQVLQNLIGNAIKFRREEPPQIHIAAIRNTVESDKTNSNLTSLENEWLFSVQDNGIGLESQYAERIFVIFQRLHSRSKYPGTGIGLAICKKIIERHGGRIWMESKPGQGSIFYFTIPDKTGKQS; encoded by the coding sequence GTGCTTTCTAATAGCGAAGTAGCGAGACTTGAAGCCCTCCGTCAGTATCAAATACTGGACACTCAACCGGAAAAAGCTTACGACGATATTGCCCAGCTAGCTGCATTTATTTGTGGCGCTCCGATCGCTCTAGTAAATTTCATTGATGAAAATCGACAGTGGTTTAAAGCCAGATTAGGTTTGGATGTACCGGAAATGCCCAGGAATATAGGTTTATCCTACCTTTGTCAAGACAGGCGAGATGTCGTAGTAGTGCCGGATACATTAGCTGACGAACAGTTGGCAAAAAACCCAGTAGTGACTTCCTATCCCTTTGCCCGGTTTTATGCAGGTGTACCTTTAATTACTCCTCAGGGAGATATGCTAGGAACTCTCTGCGTAATTGATAATGTGCCACGACAACTGAATGACAAACAAGTAGAAGCGCTGCAAGCACTCGGTCGTCAGGTAATCGATCAACTAGAGCTAAGACGTAATCTAGCTGAGGTATCCCGTTTTGCTGAGGAACAAAAGCGAGTAGAAGCAGCACTGCAACACAGTCAGCAAGAACTGCGAGACTTTGTAGAAAATGCTACTGTCGGGATGCACTGGGTACAGGCAGATGGCACTATTGCTTGGGCAAATCAGGCAGAACTCGATCTTTTAGGCTACACGCGCTCTGAGTATATCGGACATTCTATTATTGAGTTTCATGTTGACCGAGATGTCATCGAGGATATTCTGCAAAGGTTGAGCAGAAACGAAACTTTAGACAATTATGAGGCAAGGTTACGCTGCAAAAATGGATCGATTCGCCATGTTTTAATTAACTCGAATGTGTTTTGGCAAGACGGTAACTTTATCCATACGCGGTGTTTTACGCGAGATATTACTGAACGCAAAAAAGTAGAAGCTGCTTTAAAGGAAAGCGATCGCCGTCTCAAGGTAGCATTAGAGGCTGCTAAACTTGGTTCTTGGGAGTTGATTATAGCTACAGGCGAATTAGCTACATCTAAACAGTGCAAAGCTAACTTTGGTCTGCCAGAAGAGGCTGAGTTTACCTACGATACATTACTCGAATCTATCCATCCTGACGATCGCGCTGATATGCAAGAGTCTGTACGCCAAGCTCTGGCAAAACACTGCGATTATGAGGTAGAGTACCGCAACATTTGGCCGGATGGTAGTATTCACTGGATATTAGCACGAGGTGTAGGGATATACGATGAGGATGGTAATCCCACCCGGATGATTGGAGTCACCCTCGATCTCACGGCGCGCAAGCAAGCAGAACAGGCGTTGCAAGAGAGCGAACAACGTTGGCAGTTAGCCTTACAAGGTAATAATGATGGCATATGGGATTGGAACGTTCAAACTAACGAAGTCTTCTTTTCCCCTCGCTGGAAAGAAATGCTGGGTTATCAAGACCACGAAATTACTAATAATATAGATGAATGGTCTGAGCGAGTTCATCCTGAGGATTTAGATTGGGTCTTAGAGGCAATTAGGGATCACTTTGACAAGAAAACACCTTATTATGTAACCGAGCATCGAGTTCAATGCAAAGATGGCAGCTATAAATGGATTTTAGATCGGGGACAAGCGCTGTGGGATAGCACGGGTAATGTAGTGCGAATGGTAGGTTCTCATACCGATATCAACGATCGCAAACAGATAGAAGAGGAATTAAAACGGCAAAATTTGCGATCGCAACTATTCTCAGAAATCACTCTGAAAATTCGCGAATCTCTACAATTAGATGATATCCTGCAAACTACAGTCAAAGAGATTCAAACACTTCTCCACGCCGACCGAGTTTTGGTTTTTCGGCTTTGGCCAGATGGTTCGGGAACAGTAGTACAAGAGGCTGTGTTACCTAGTTGGCCTGTAGTCCTAGGACAAAATATTCTTGACCCCTGCTTTCAGCAAGGTTACGTAGAGAAATATCGTCAAGGCAGAGTCAGTGCCATCACAGACGTTGCACGGGCTAACATTCAAGATTGCCACCGAAAATTTCTTCAGCAACATAGTGTTCAAGCTAACTTGGTAGTGCCAATACTCATCAGAGATGGGATTTGGGGCTTATTGATTGCTCATCAATGCCATAGTCCCCGCGAGTGGAACCGTTTTGAACTAGAGATGTTGCAGCAGCTAGCAAACCAAATTGGTATTGCTCTATCCCAAGCTCAACTATTAGAACAAGCAACTCATCACAGTCAGGAACTTGCTCGTTCCAATGGTGAATTAGAACAGTTTGCTTATATAGCTTCCCATGACTTACAAGAGCCATTGCGGATGGTGATTAGTTATTTACAGCTACTAGAGAGGCGATATAAAAATCAACTAGATGCCCGTGCTGATGAGTTCATCGGTTATGCTGTTGATGGGGCACAGCGAATGCAAACTCTGATCCAAGATTTGTTGAACTATTCCCGTGTTAGTACCAGAGGACAACCCTTTAGATTAGTAGATTGTAATACTGTCTTAGCCAGAGCGATCGCCAACTTGGAAATTGCGATCGCCGAAAGTCATGCAGTCATTACCGCCGATCCTCTCCCAGAAGTAATAGCTGATACTACCCAATTGGTACAAGTATTGCAAAATCTCATCGGTAACGCCATTAAGTTTCGTCGGGAGGAACCGCCCCAAATTCATATCGCAGCCATCCGCAATACCGTAGAATCAGACAAAACAAATTCTAATCTCACCTCATTGGAAAACGAATGGTTGTTCTCAGTACAGGATAATGGAATTGGTTTAGAATCCCAGTATGCTGAACGCATTTTTGTAATTTTTCAACGATTGCACAGCCGAAGTAAGTATCCAGGTACTGGTATTGGTTTGGCAATTTGTAAGAAGATTATAGAACGCCACGGCGGTAGGATCTGGATGGAGTCGAAACCGGGTCAAGGCTCGATTTTCTACTTTACGATTCCAGATAAAACAGGTAAGCAATCGTGA
- a CDS encoding two-component response regulator: protein MPIEVLLVEDNPGDALLTRIALEDSKIAVHLNVVEDGVEAMAFLRKQDKYAKVPHPDIVLLDLNLPKKDGREVLAEIKSDDTLKRIPVVVLTTSQAEEDILKAYNLAANCYITKPVDFDQFVKIIRSIENFWFAIVKLPPE from the coding sequence ATGCCTATCGAGGTTTTGTTAGTAGAAGACAATCCTGGCGATGCCTTACTAACGCGCATCGCCTTGGAAGATAGCAAAATCGCGGTTCACCTAAATGTCGTTGAGGATGGGGTAGAGGCAATGGCGTTCTTGCGAAAACAAGATAAATATGCTAAAGTTCCGCACCCCGATATTGTGCTACTTGATTTAAACCTGCCAAAAAAAGATGGTCGGGAAGTATTAGCAGAAATCAAAAGTGACGACACTCTCAAAAGAATTCCTGTAGTGGTTCTGACAACTTCCCAAGCCGAAGAAGATATTCTTAAAGCCTATAATTTAGCTGCTAACTGTTATATAACTAAGCCAGTTGACTTCGATCAATTCGTTAAAATTATCAGATCTATAGAAAATTTTTGGTTTGCGATCGTCAAACTGCCACCGGAGTAA